The genomic segment CTGCTGGAGGCCGGGCGGCTCTCGGCAATCCTCGAGATCCGCCGGGCCCAGGCGGCGCTGCGCACCAGCGAGGAACGCGTCGAGCTGACCGGGCAGCAGCAGGCCGCCTCGGCCCGGGCGCTCCAGCTCTCCCTGCTTCGCTTCGAGCGGGGGGTGGGCACCAGCCTGGAGACCCTCCAGGCGCTGACCTCGCTCAACCAGGCCCAGAGCGCCGCGATCGCCGCGAAGTTCGACGACTACGCGGCCAGGCTCAAGCTGACCCAGGCGCTGGGCCTGCCCGTGGAAGCGATGCTCGCAAGCGAGTGAGCGGGTCGCGCCGGGGCTTCGCCTTTCCCGGGTTTTTGTGAAGAGCCGCCCAGCCGTGGTACGATGAGGGACGGGTGGTGGAACACTAGAGGACCGACTTAGAGAGTTACGTGCAGCGAATCGAGAGCCTCCGCAAACGGCAAAGGACCCAATCCCTCGCGATGCAATTGCTCGTGGTGGTGATGGCCCTCGCTGTGACGGCCCTCTTCTCGATCGTGCCCTTCAAGGTCCCCCGCGTCTACTTCTTCCCGATCGACCTCCAGGTCAAATCCCAGCAGCCTCCCGTCTTCAAGACGATCCATGCCCCGGTCTCCGAGAGCCTCGACGGCACCATCAACGGGACCGCCCAGAAGCGCATGGACATGGACCCCCACGCGGACGTGCTGCTGAGCGTCGCTCTGCTCTTCGCGGGCCTGCGCTGCCTCGCCAGCCTCCCGGGCTGGACGGCCCGGGGCGTCTGCGTTCCGCGCGCCGTCCACTACAGCCTTCGCGCTCCGCCGCTCGCGGCCTGACGCGATCCCGCCGACACCTTCATTCATTTGCGCCATGCCGAGCCGCCCTGCGCGGCGTAGCATGACGTTGCGATGAACCCCGCCGACCCCGCACCGCGAGGGCGTCCCTGGTGCCATGCGCGGATCGCCACGACGCGACCCATCCCTTCGCAACCAAGGAGGAGCGTATGGAACTCTTTCCCCTGCTGAAGGACCTGGCGGCGGTCCTCTCGGCGGCCCTCGTCATGGGCTTCATCTTCTTCAAGCTCAAGCAGCCGGTCATCATCGGCTACCTCGTCGCCGGCCTCATCGTCGGCCCCTACGGCCTCAAGTTCGTCTCGGACATGCACACCATCGAGACCTTCTCCGAGCTGGGCGTCATGCTGCTCATGTTCGCCCTGGGGGTCGAGTTCTCGTTCTCCGAGCTCAAGCCCGTCAAGAAGCTCGCCATCCTGGGCGGCAGCGCCCAGATCCTGCTCACCGTCGGCCTGACGACGGTGGCCGCCGGCTGGTTCGGGATCGCGCTCGGGACCGGCATCCTGCTCGGCTGCATGATCGCGCTGTCGAGCACCATCATCGTCCTCAAGGTCCTGATGGAGCGCGGCGAGATCGACTCGGTCCACGGGCGGGCGATCCTCGGCCTGCTCATCGTCCAGGACCTCTCGGTGGTCATCATCATGACCATGATGCCCAACCTGGGCGACCCCGCGAAGATCCTGGGCTGGCCCATGCTCTTGGCGCTCGGCAAGGCGGCGCTCTTCCTCGCGACGGTGGTGCTGCTCGGCACCCGCCTCTTCCCCGTCATGATGAAGAAGGTCGCGAGCACCGGGAACAAGGAGCTCTTCCTGCTCTCGGCCATGATCCTGTGCTTCGGGACCGCCGCGGCCTCCTTCCTGATCGGTCTCTCGCTCGCGCTCGGCGCCTTCATCGCGGGGATCGTCGTCAGCGAGTCGGACCACAGCCACCAGATCCTCGCCGACGTGCTGCCGCTGCGCGATCTGTTCGCGACCCTGTTCTTCGTCTCGGTCGGCATGCTGATCAACCCGGGCTTCCTGGTGGCCCACCTGGGCGCGGTAGCGCTCCTGGTCGCTGCGATCGTCGTCGGCAAGACGCTCCTGGTCTTCGGGATCGCGCGAGTCTTCGGCTACTCGGGACGCACCTCGCTCGCCATCGGCCTGGGCCTCGCCCAGATCGGCGAGTTCACCTTCATCCTCGCCAAGCTCGGCCAGCAGCAGGGGCTCATCTCGGCGTCCCTCTTCTCGCTGATCCTCACCGGGGCGCTGGTCACCATCCTGATCACGCCGCTCCTGATGCAGGCGGCGACCCCCATGTACCTGGGGCTCGCCAAGATCCCCTGGCTCCGTCGCGCGCGCCCCGCGGGCGCGAAGGCCCCCCTGGCCACCGGCGACCTCGGGGGGATGGTGGATCACGTGGTGGTCTGCGGCTTCGGGCGCGTCGGCAGCAACCTGGGCGAGGTCCTCATCCGGCACGGCTACCCGGTGCTCGTCATCGACACCGACCAGAACCTCATCCAGGACCTTCGAAGGCGCGGCGTCTCGTGCATGTACGGCGACTCGTCCAACATCGAGGTGCTCAAGCACGCCCAGCTGCCGCTCGCGAAGCTCTTCATCGCGGCCCTTCCCGACGCGACCAGCTGCCGGCTCGCGGTCAAGAACGCCAAGCAGCTCAACCCCCAGCTGGACGTCCT from the Pantanalinema sp. genome contains:
- a CDS encoding cation:proton antiporter, encoding MELFPLLKDLAAVLSAALVMGFIFFKLKQPVIIGYLVAGLIVGPYGLKFVSDMHTIETFSELGVMLLMFALGVEFSFSELKPVKKLAILGGSAQILLTVGLTTVAAGWFGIALGTGILLGCMIALSSTIIVLKVLMERGEIDSVHGRAILGLLIVQDLSVVIIMTMMPNLGDPAKILGWPMLLALGKAALFLATVVLLGTRLFPVMMKKVASTGNKELFLLSAMILCFGTAAASFLIGLSLALGAFIAGIVVSESDHSHQILADVLPLRDLFATLFFVSVGMLINPGFLVAHLGAVALLVAAIVVGKTLLVFGIARVFGYSGRTSLAIGLGLAQIGEFTFILAKLGQQQGLISASLFSLILTGALVTILITPLLMQAATPMYLGLAKIPWLRRARPAGAKAPLATGDLGGMVDHVVVCGFGRVGSNLGEVLIRHGYPVLVIDTDQNLIQDLRRRGVSCMYGDSSNIEVLKHAQLPLAKLFIAALPDATSCRLAVKNAKQLNPQLDVLARAHRTQDISELYGLGADEVVQPEFEASIEVIRYTLAKLGYTTRELYRYAHQIRQQRYRQFEDTFDPSMVLGLEEALGAADLVWFDVKADSPLSGQSLRSLDLRNLLGLSAIAIRRQGEVVPNPDPDDTLFPGDGLLVMGPQAQLDKLSALTRPPSL